The Kitasatospora albolonga nucleotide sequence CGGGTCAGCCCGGTCCTCGTCCTGACGTCCACCACCGCGTCACCGCGCACACTGTGATCCGCATTTACCACGCTGCGCCGACCCTCCCACCATTCCATGCCCCGCCCCTTCGACTCGGGGCAGTGCCGGATGAAGCCTCGCATTGCCCTATGAGGTAGACACAATCAACCCCCTCTTTGCCTGACTGTCATCACGCTCTTCGTCCGGAAGGAGGGAAGAATTCCTGTCCGGACGAAGAGACGAAGACGACGAAGAGACGACGAAGAGACGACGAGCGGTCGGACGAAGAGCGGTCAGGTGCGCGCGGCGGCTGCGGGAAGGCTCAGGCCGGGTCGGCGGGCGTCCCGGCCTGCCAGGCGGTGAAGAGCGGGACCTCGCCGTCGGCGGGCAGCACGACGATGCCGAACGGGCGGTCGAAGGCGAGCTCCAGGACCCGCCGGGGCTGCGGGGGCGCGCTCCCGAACCGCATGGCGACCGCCGTCACCGCCACGGCCTCCACGCCCTCCTCGGCGACCTTCAGCACGGCCTCCTGAACCACGGCGGAGACGGCGAGCGGGACGGGCGAGAGGCCGGAGAAGTCCGCCGCGTCGGAGGTGGCCAGCAGGACGCCGAGCGCGGGCAGCTGGCCGGTGACGTCGATGCGCGTACGCAGGGTGAGGCGCGGCAGCGCGATGCTCACCCGGTCCGCCTCCGGCGGGGTGCCCGCCGCCCGGTCCGCCCATCCGGCGGGCAGGACCCGGTCGGGGCCCGCGCCCGGCTCGCCCAGGACGAACCTGACCCGGGCCCCGGCGCCGCCCGGACCGGCGGCACAGCGCAGCTCGACGACGTACGTGCCGTCCACCGCCCACACATCGGCGGGCGCCACGTCCCTGGCCATCGTCGGCACCGGGCGGGTGGTCCCGGACGCGTCCGTGAACGGCAGGTCCCGGGTCCGCCGGGCGTCGAACGGCTTCTCCCAGCGGGCCTTCAGCGCCAGGACGTTGACCAGGGCGAGGAGGGTCCTGTCGGTGATCCTCAGGGGCAGCCGTTCGATCAGCCCGCCCGTCGCCTCGCGCACCCAGGCGTCGGCCGCCGCCGCGTCCATCGCGTCGAAGCGGACGTCGGGCAGCGCCTCGCGGTACGCGCGCTCCACCGGAACCCGGCTCCACACCCGGGTCGCCACCCCCAGCGCCCCGGTCTGCGCCAGCTCCCGGGCCACCTCCGTCACGGCGGGCGCCGCCTCCCGGTCCGCCGTACCGAGCAGCGCCCGCAGCTCCCGGGCGGTCCCGCCGCGCGCCCCGGCGGCCACGGCGGCGAGCGCCAGCCACAGCCCGGCGGGCGAGCAGACGAAACCGGCGCCGTCCTCCGCCGGGTTCCCGGGGGCCAGGGCGTCCCGTATCCAGCGGTCGGCGAGGTGCTGGACGCTGCGGGCCCTCGTCGCGGCGTCCATGGCGGTGTCGCCACCCGTGCCGGTGTCGGTGGTGGATCGGTTCACTGGTGCCCCCTGCGCATCAAACACGTCGTCCTTCGGCTGTGCGGGAGCAAGAATGCCCCACATGGCCTGGACCGTGACCCCCGAACGATTCGACTCCCCCGACGCGACCGCGCTGCGCCGCGACTACTACGACGAGGTGGCGAGCCGCTACTGGCGGCGGCCCGCCACCGACGCGGAGATCACCGAGGG carries:
- a CDS encoding serine protease; translation: MDAATRARSVQHLADRWIRDALAPGNPAEDGAGFVCSPAGLWLALAAVAAGARGGTARELRALLGTADREAAPAVTEVARELAQTGALGVATRVWSRVPVERAYREALPDVRFDAMDAAAADAWVREATGGLIERLPLRITDRTLLALVNVLALKARWEKPFDARRTRDLPFTDASGTTRPVPTMARDVAPADVWAVDGTYVVELRCAAGPGGAGARVRFVLGEPGAGPDRVLPAGWADRAAGTPPEADRVSIALPRLTLRTRIDVTGQLPALGVLLATSDAADFSGLSPVPLAVSAVVQEAVLKVAEEGVEAVAVTAVAMRFGSAPPQPRRVLELAFDRPFGIVVLPADGEVPLFTAWQAGTPADPA